The Mercenaria mercenaria strain notata chromosome 10, MADL_Memer_1, whole genome shotgun sequence genome contains a region encoding:
- the LOC123561541 gene encoding uncharacterized protein LOC123561541, giving the protein MGFGQSSMLLKVGFILIIVALVIQILGVALPYWYQKENSSGTSVNGGLWKYCSETLNVKKCIDMENAADWIEACRAFQIIGLLILVASLVLCIIVLFIKNDMKVLKLINWILCFCACGFIIIGIIIYGAEASGVFEEYSGAFAITIISGIVALVAGVVCLLDWMGKGTPA; this is encoded by the exons ATGGGTTTCGGACAGTCGTCTATGCTTTTGAAGGTCGGGTTTATTCTGATTATAGTGGCTCTCGTAATCCAGATTTTGGGAGTTGCTTTACCATACTGGTATCAGAAAGAGAACTCGAGCGGTACTAGCGTCAATGGTGGACtgtggaaatattgttcagaaacCCTAAATGTGAAAAAGTGCATAGATATGGAGAATGCTGCAG ACTGGATTGAAGCTTGTCGAGCGTTCCAGATAATTGGACTTCTAATTCTGGTGGCCTCTCTCGTACTGTGTATTATTGTACTGTTTATCAAGAATGACATGAAGGTTTTGAAACTTATAAACTGGATTCTATGCTTTTGTGCAT GTGGCTTCATCATCATCGGTATCATCATCTACGGAGCTGAAGCATCAGGTGTGTTCGAGGAATACTCGGGGGCGTTTGCTATCACCATCATTTCTGGGATTGTGGCCCTTGTTGCCGGAGTTGTGTGTCTCCTTGACTGGATGGGCAAGGGAACTCCTGCATAA
- the LOC123561540 gene encoding uncharacterized protein LOC123561540 has translation MGFGQSSLFLKIGFILIIVALVIQILGVALPYWYQKEYSSSVSANGGLFRFCTEISNTKSCSNIENASDWWQAVQAFEIIGLLILVASLVLCIIVLFIKNDMKVLKLINWILCFCACGFIIIGIIIYGAEASGVLEEYSGAFAITIIAGIVALVAGVVCLLDWMGKGTPA, from the exons ATGGGTTTCGGACAATCGTCTTTATTTCTGAAAATCGGATTTATTCTGATTATAGTGGCTCTCGTAATCCAGATTTTGGGAGTTGCTTTACCATACTGGTATCAGAAAGAGTACTCGAGCAGTGTTAGTGCCAATGGTGGACTGTTTAGATTTTGTACGGAAATTTCAAATACGAAATCGTGCTCCAATATCGAAAATGCATCAG ACTGGTGGCAAGCTGTTCAAGCGTTCGAGATTATTGGGCTTCTCATTCTGGTGGCTTCTCTCGTACTGTGTATTATTGTACTGTTTATCAAGAATGACATGAAGGTTTTGAAACTTATAAACTGGATTCTGTGCTTTTGTGCAT GTGGCTTCATCATCATCGGTATCATCATCTACGGAGCTGAAGCATCTGGGGTTCTCGAGGAATACTCTGGGGCGTTTGCTATCACCATCATTGCTGGGATTGTGGCCCTCGTTGCCGGTGTTGTGTGTCTCCTCGACTGGATGGGAAAGGGGACTCCTGCATAA